The Candidatus Zymogenaceae bacterium region GCCGACCTCCCTGAGTCTCGTGGACGACGTGACCATGACAACCGGCGTGTTACACGGCGAGGGTATCGTGTTCACCGCCGACGACGGTCTTCTCATCATCGGCCGGGATGCGGGGGACATCCTCGCCCATCGCCGCTTCATCCAAAACAACACCGTCGATCCACACCCAACCCCCGGGATCATTCTCTCCCTTCATCTCAGGCCCGCGGCCCTGATCGAGGCTCCCGCAGGGGTGGATGTTTTCACCTCCCTGCTTTCGGAATGTGGTTTTTCGGGAAGCGTCGTTGAAGAGGACGATGCCCTGTCGTACCGGGAGCTGGCCCAATACCTCTCCGCCTGGGAGACGGCGGACGCAATCACGTGGACCGACGACGGGCAGACAAACCTGACTATTATCCTGTCGCGAAAGGGGGATCAGCCGTGAAACGCATCTTTCTTCTTATGATGCTCTGCGCGGTGTGTCTGTGTCTTTTCGGCCGCGGCGCGGCGCAGGAACCCGATCCCGCCGCCCCTGAGACGATACCGTTCGAGACGATCCTTACGGGATGGCATGCGAACGGCATCGTCGAGCGAACGGCACTGATCATCAACGACGACGACGGCTTTCTCTCCGTGTGGGAGATGATCGTCCGGGGCGACTTTCCGACTCCCACAGCACCCTCCATCGATTTTGAGACGACAACCGTCATCTTCGTCTCTTCGGGGGTGATGCCGTCGGGGGGGTATGACGTGGCGATCGAGCGGATCGTCGCCGTCGACGGCGGTCTGGAGGTTCACGTGCTCATGCTCGAGCCGCCGGAAGACGCCGCCGTGACGGCGGCTCTCACCCAGCCGTATCACGGGGTTATCCTGAGCAAAACGGACCTCCCCGTTGAGTTTCGGTGGGAAACCAGAGAATCATGGTAAATTATCCGTTGTAATCGGAGACTCGAGAGGATACAATCGAAACATGACTAAAAATGTTCCCGTGAAAAAGGGCGGCTCATCGCGAAAGGACCCCACCGCCCAGTATATCATCATCCTGGGCGGCGTCGTGGTCGCCCTGGGCTTCGTGTCCCTGGTGCTGGATCTCTTCGGGCGATGGTTTTTCACGTCGGTCATCCTCACGGTCCTGGCGCTGGGGGGCATCATCTGGGGGAACCGCCTCTACGACGACGGCAAGGGCCCGTCGCCGGTGTTCGGCGGTGTGGTCATCTTCATCGCGGCGGTTCTGTTGGGATTGGATATCGTCAGCATCAACAAGATGTTCGGCGAGCCTCTGCCCGCGGCGTCCTACATCCTCTTCATCGCCACCGCGATCTACTTCGTCTTGGCCTATTTTTTCGCCAACCACCTGGTCCTGATTCTGGCAATCATCTCCCTGTTCAGTTACCTGGCGTACATCGGGGGCGGCTTCTGGGGGTGGCTCCCCTTCGTCAAGGGCGGCGTCAACAGCCACACCTACATCGCCCTGGCAAGCCCCCTGGTCATCCTCGCCGGATTCATTCAGGAGAAGTTCATCGACGCCGTCAGACGGGGATTCGACTATTTCGATCGGGTCTACTACTTCATGGGATTTCTGTTCCTCAATACGTCGCTCTGGATGCTCTCCCTGTTCGGTCGTGATCTTGAGCTGTTCGGCTCCCGGGACACCATGGAGCTTATCCTCTTCACCGGTCTCTTTTTCCTCGCCAATATCGCCACCATCGTCTTCGGCGGGATAAAAAAAGACCGCTCCTTCGTCACCTTCGGGGCGATCTTCCTCACCCTCAATATCCTCACCCGCTTTACCGACCTCTTCTTCGAGGAGGTGGGCCGCTCGGCCCTTTTTATCTTCGCGGGCGCCCTGATGATCGTGGTGGGCCTGGTGCTGGAACGCCTGTTGAGAAACCGATGACATCACATCCAAATATCAGATAAAAGGAGCCGGCACCCGAATTTGCGGATGCCGGCTTTTTATTGATTCGATTTTTTTCTCAATGCACCGAAAAAATCCCGGTGCGCATTCCCTTCCCATCCCTTCCCCTAGACCTCCGGAATCAGGAGAGAAATTTACTCAGCTCATGCACCAGGAGATATTCGGGGGGCTCATCCTCCTGGATATCCGAAAACCTCGGAAGGTCGGTATAAAAAAAATTGTCCGTCACATCGTCGTTGACCCGGGAGACCTCCCCGGCCAGCACGTCCTCACCCTCGGCCCAGAAGCTGTGATAGAGAAACGGCGGGATGGTCAGGCTTTCCCCCGGCCCAAGCCTTATCACTCCCCCCGCCTCGCACGTGACCGTCCGGCCGTCCCCCTCGATACTGATCTCCAAATCCGAGTAGGACCGGCCGTCCGCTCCCGCCCAATACAGGCGAAAGAGAAGCTCCCCACCGCCCCGGTTGATGATGTCTTCCATCTTCGATGTGTGATAATGGGAGGGGCACTCCTGGCCCTCCCTCAGGTGGATGATCTTTTCGCAGTAGGTTTTCGCCTGGTCGTTTTGCGCCTTTGGAACGCCGTTCCTCAGGGTAAAGAGCAACAACCCCGTCTCGGAAAATCTCCCCAGGCCGAAATCGGTCACGTCCCAGCCCAGGCCCGCCCCAATCGCGGATTCATACTCCTTTGCCATCGCCTTCCACTCGTCCGGCTTGATCCAGGCGAAGGGGGGAAGAAAGAAACGGTGCCGTCTGAAAAAGGCGATGCTCTCGGTGATAATGGTGTTGATTTCCGATCGTTTCACGCCGCTCTCTTATTCTCACACACCCCGGTGTCTGTGGGGATTAGAAACCCATCACTCAACAAAAGGGCCTATTCAAACCCGCTCTCCAGGGAAAAGGCAATGGGGACCGTATCCAGGTCCTCGGGTGTAAACGGGGTCTCCATGCCCATCCGGGCGAGTGCCGCGACGAAGTAATTGATGGATGAAAAATAATCCTCGCCGCCGTTCTCGGACATCGCGATAACCTCCTCGTACATGGTGACGGCGTTCTCCCGTTTTCCGGCCATATCATAGGCCTGTCCCAGCAGCAGGTACGTCTGGGCTCGCTCATTGGGGGACTGGAGAAACTCAAGGGATCGAGACAGCACCCCCAGCGCCTCCCGGTACTTCCCCTGGTGGATGAGAATCCTCCCCGCCATCCGGTAATAGATCGGCTCCGTCGGATCGATTGTTATCGCCTCGGCGAGGTAGGAAAGCACCGTCTCCTTGTTTGCGGGATCATCCGTGTAGGCCAGATACGCCTCCATATACGCCGTGAGGGCCTCCCGGCGATAATCCGCCTCCCACTCGTATCCGGCGAGTATCTCCGGATCCACGGGGGTGAACTCCCCCGAGAACCCGGCCTCGAAGTCAAACCCCACATATGGATTGGTGCACGCCGGCTCCTCTCCTGTGGCCACCCAGAAGCGGCCGTCACCCGGGGAGAACACCGCCGAGGTGACGTTGTTGTCCGAACAGACCGTGATGCCGGTGCCTCGCTCCCGACCCATGATGATATCGTGATGATCGCTCATGAAGCGCGCCGCCAGCTCCGGCGTGACCTTCCCGTGATGCTCGAGCAGAAGCTCTTTCAGGCGGAGATGCCTGCCGGCGAGGTTTCGCATCACCAGGTTATAGCGGATCATCAGGTCCCGCGGCTCAAGGTCATCGGTGGTGGCGTAATTCGTCAGGGCAATGATATCGTCTTCCATCTCCCGCACCCCCAGCACCTCCGGCGAAGATTCCGCCACCACCCCGCGGCCATCCTTTCCGTCGGCGATCATCAGGGCGAAGCACCCTCCCCGGGGCGTGTCTTCCAGTATCTTCAGGGCGTCGTCGATGGTGTGCGCCTTTCGCATGATCTCGTTTTCAAAGACGGTAAACGAGACCCCGTCGGGCCGCGCCCCGTCAAAAGCCATGAAGTGTCCCCCCACGATGATCCCCGCCTCGTTCATGGCGGAGTTGCACTTGATGAGGCCGGCGGTGGAAATCTTCACATAACGAAGACCGTCCGCCGGTTCGTAGAAGAAGATGGTCTGATACCGCCCCCATCGACCCTGGCCGGAATAATC contains the following coding sequences:
- a CDS encoding protease complex subunit PrcB family protein encodes the protein MKRIFLLMMLCAVCLCLFGRGAAQEPDPAAPETIPFETILTGWHANGIVERTALIINDDDGFLSVWEMIVRGDFPTPTAPSIDFETTTVIFVSSGVMPSGGYDVAIERIVAVDGGLEVHVLMLEPPEDAAVTAALTQPYHGVILSKTDLPVEFRWETRESW
- a CDS encoding D-lyxose/D-mannose family sugar isomerase; this translates as MKRSEINTIITESIAFFRRHRFFLPPFAWIKPDEWKAMAKEYESAIGAGLGWDVTDFGLGRFSETGLLLFTLRNGVPKAQNDQAKTYCEKIIHLREGQECPSHYHTSKMEDIINRGGGELLFRLYWAGADGRSYSDLEISIEGDGRTVTCEAGGVIRLGPGESLTIPPFLYHSFWAEGEDVLAGEVSRVNDDVTDNFFYTDLPRFSDIQEDEPPEYLLVHELSKFLS
- a CDS encoding tetratricopeptide repeat protein, with protein sequence MKKAIVVPIVAVILLLVIGCVVVQILTVSDGSAYRPGEEVVTGLKNTELIDTGDERTFGDGWLRVERDNYVLHLSGTPYEMGYQHGILMADEIAAGVLPIFSDPIGHNPSFADKPAVLIKLITMYLEITVYRPIEKNTPPEYLEEIAGIADGAGLSYRDVFVANFLSDLSMAMVPGVIAEKALDLGLAAENVAECSSFIAAGTATLDGSLVFGRNTDYSGQGRWGRYQTIFFYEPADGLRYVKISTAGLIKCNSAMNEAGIIVGGHFMAFDGARPDGVSFTVFENEIMRKAHTIDDALKILEDTPRGGCFALMIADGKDGRGVVAESSPEVLGVREMEDDIIALTNYATTDDLEPRDLMIRYNLVMRNLAGRHLRLKELLLEHHGKVTPELAARFMSDHHDIIMGRERGTGITVCSDNNVTSAVFSPGDGRFWVATGEEPACTNPYVGFDFEAGFSGEFTPVDPEILAGYEWEADYRREALTAYMEAYLAYTDDPANKETVLSYLAEAITIDPTEPIYYRMAGRILIHQGKYREALGVLSRSLEFLQSPNERAQTYLLLGQAYDMAGKRENAVTMYEEVIAMSENGGEDYFSSINYFVAALARMGMETPFTPEDLDTVPIAFSLESGFE